GGCCTTCTTCCTGGGTTTGCATTGACAGGGGTCCGAAGACAAGGCCGGGGCAGTGACTAGACTACACGTTACGTACGGGTTGGATCGTATCCGTGCTGTCTGTTCGGTTGGATGGTACCGTTTCGTTGttcaggcttttttttttttgctgtaaCATGACCAATTTGACGGTTGAAGCCAACGTAGGGGGGTTGTTGATTGGGACTCTCGTGCTCGTCTTTTGTAGCCTTTCCGACTAGAAAACAACGCCCAAGTTTGCAGAGGACGAGATTCTTTTCCTTGTCCCAAAGACTCCAATTTCTCACCACTCGAAACCAAATTAATTATGtcttaatttctctttcttgcgtTTACTCTTTATTCTGTCGTGATGGTGCGCTCAATCCTAACACAATCCAGTGAACTCGAGCTGACTGAGAAATCCCCGCTCTAGCTCGTGAGTCGTGACTGAGACTGGGAGCGCTGATttggagccaaaaaaaaaaaaaagacctctcTTTGAACTTTGGCTGGGAATAGATAAAGGACCACCTTGACTGCTTACATAAAATTGCTAATgacattcgacccaaaaaaaaaaaaaaaattgctaatgacctttgttttctttttttcttttttggaatgaatAAATCCGGATGAATGCTTTGCGTAAGGAAGACCcctcttcaaatccttattttaGCTCCCTTCATCGTTTGGCCCGGGACCAAATGACGCAGTGCTTGCAAGGAGTTCAGTTGGAATTATACATAGAGGGATTCCGACCTACCTCTATCGATCTTCACACATGTCTGTGTGTAGTGCCGACCCCAAAACGCATGAAGGACGACGACGTGGACTGGACTCCTGGAAAGCAAACGAAAAAAGAGGGGAGGTTCCCTTCCCGAATCAAGCGTGTCGTTTGGGTTGAATTGCTTgactttgacttgttcatgCTGTGACCCGTGGCCGCTTAAATGAAATACAGACTTGGAACATAGCTTCCCAAATATCATTAACTCAGTGGTCAgtaaaggattaaaaaaaaaccataaaaaacgTTAATTATGCTCACTATGgcacatttgtttttttgttaacaCTACAAACTCTAAACTATACTcattgtaacacatttaccttgCATTACAATTCCATCCACAATCACCGTTAAAAAACCTAATGAGGATCCAACGTGGCACTTTTGACGACAATTGGCTCTAATGTGGCGCTAGGCGAGCAccatattgaaaaagaaaacgaaaaagaaaaagcaaaaaaaaacaagtgcacTGTTTGTTGTCTTCTTCAATACTTCGTGAAGAACTGTTCATcgcattcatcatcttcaatcgCTCAGCTAAAAATCTCCGCCGCTCTTGCTTCGTTCCCCATTGCTACCTACACCTCCATGGGTGCTTGCCCACCCATCCACGAGTTTCATAACTTCTAAAGAACATTACATCGTGCGCCATAATTtttaatcgatcacttaagtagcaaattttgttaaaaacgTTCACACAAGTGCCAAAAATATGACGCCGCATAGCACTTCTGGTGAATATTCTTAAAAAGCTATGTCACTCAAGTGATTGATTAAAATGCTATATCGCATTCAAgtgaacggaaaaaaaaaaagttatgacattcaaatgatcgaataaaaaaagttatggtactcaagtggtcaaagaaaaaagttatggcactcaaaggGTACATCGTACGAAAGTTGTGGCACCTATGATATCCTTATCCTTCATGTATAATCAATATATTCCGAGCTTCTCGTAGTTTTGCTTGAAATTGCacagttttttttaaaataatttcactcGTTTCTAAGAAAAGTCAGTCTTATCTTTAATATTCTGTACTTTGTTTCACCCACGACACATTAGTCTATATTACGGAACAATCtaaatgggtttacaacttCTTAGGTCATATAAAACTGGACAATCAGAAATAAtatgacgtggacattttcatCTGCTAAAATAAAGTCATTAGGACTTGAATAAGTGTGCCGTTAAACTATTCCCCCCCAACCCTCAAATAGATTAAGCTCGACTAAGTGGGCCTCGTCTGCTTCGGCTACGCATATGGGAATAAACACCGTTCAGATCTAAAGCTCATTTCAGttatttgaatataatttggttGGGGAAGGTTGAGTATGATCcaattaggacaaaaaaaagaaaatgtgtcAATATGGTCCAAACAAATATGTGATAGACGGACCTGGCCCGACCTATTAGAAAGGCACGATTTCGACAGCCGGAAGTCATTTTCCGGCAATATCTTCACCCTAATCCAAACCCCTACCTGaccaatctaagaaaatggaGGAACTATGGGCTTACCTTTGATCCAATTGTGAGAAAAAGTGGAGACTAAGCATGGTTAAACTGGCCTTTCCTCGCCTAATCACAGATGTGGCCTCACCAACACAATACCCCGTCCTCAGTCACTTCTGTCACAGGAAAAACTCACCTGATCATACGCTGCATCTAGAgccctccctctccccttctTGCCATTGATGTGAAGTAGGATCTGGAACGGCGGCCaaccttttttcctcttcctgttCCGAATTCGGAACAAAAAGATAATCTTAGTAACTTGTCATTCAAGCGATGTGAAGCCATGAAAGTATGGAGTTCTCCTTCACAGGGAGCAACTTAAAATTGTTGCTCAAACTTGAGAATTAGCACAGACATGGTCAGATATTTTGCTGCAAAAACTATGTAAGTAATGCTTCCAATAAATGTTGACAAAAGAAGAATGCATGCTCCTGCTCctttatcttatctttaatttcataATCAAGATGTACTTATTTTCGAAATTCAGACTTTCGCTttgagctcaaactcgagacatattttcaacgaTTACTGCAATCCTTATTTTCATGAACTGTACAATTTATCCATCTGCATGAAGCCCTCAAATGAGTCCTTTGGGGCAAAAAATTTAGGTACCAACGTCACTCTACAAATTAGGTTAATGGCACAAAATCCGGTGAGCAACCTGCTACAACCTCAAAACACTACAGTTCAAAGAAGTCACCAGTTATGGCACAAGACTTGTATCCATCCAATGCAATCTGCCTAGCAACAGCAGAGACATCAACTACTCTTCCCTATATAGACCTTTTGATCTTTCAAACAATTAGAACAAACACTTCCCTAATGATATACATTATATTAGATTCAGCAGAACTTACTATCTCAAAATTTTAGAGTATGAAGCATTGGCGTGATTAGTTGGGTTAAGAGAGGTAACAGAGGTCTATCCGGTAAATATCACAGAGCAACTTGGAAGACCATGGCCATTCAACAAGAATCCACATAATTTTGGATCAATGCACTATCCGCATCACAGTTCAtaaagaaggagaggagaaagaaaagttcCTCAACCATGTCGGTAGCATGATGCGAAACCTGTTTTCGATAGtgattttgaatttcaattgaaGGTGCAAACATTCGAAAGTTTCTAGTAGAGAcggaaaaaaggggaaaagcaaAAGTCAGTGGAATCGAAATCACCTAGCTCTCTTCTCCGAGAATCACTTCCTCAGCAAGTTGTGGCCAATTCAACAGGTATGTTTCACAAGCCAACACTCATGATAGGTTGGTGCGAGTGGATCCCATAGTCTTGCCGTGGTTAAgaccatcttctcttctttgttaaAGTTGATCAGCTTTCCTCTGCATCTGTTTCACTGGGACTATATTCTTCTTCAGTTTCTATTGAGTTGCCTTCTTCTAAGTCTGTCCTCAGGTATCCATTCGGCTTATGGTGCTAGAGCACAACCCTCAGATCATCCTCCTGTTGCTCACATATTGGGCGGAATCCACACTTTTTAAAGGTTCCTTCCGATGTGCTGAGGCAAATTTCGAATTGGTTCCGACATTTGGATGTCACATTCAGCATACTTCGCGGGAAATATAGAAGGCGTAGATGATCCGATTCCGATGAATAAAAGTGTTTCCGTTGCCAAATGACACTTTGGCCATTAACAGATATTTGGATCTCACATGAATCATTGGCCACTTTTCCTTTCTCCACGCCAAGAACGACACAGAGTACTAGTCCTCTGAACTTGTCAGACAAGTCTTGGGGAACCACGAAATATAAGAAGCCATTTTCACAGGGGAGAAACCATTCTGGCATCTCTCCTCCAATTAGGAGAATTTCTACACTACCCATCTTCGGGAGTCCCTATCATACAGGTGGTAGGCATATCAagcattaatatttttttgggtgtgtgcgtgtgtgtgacatcccgtattccgactcgttttgaagctttgaataaatgaaaagtctcattgatgtatttcggtttaatctcactcgaaaTGGTCTATTTTGAGCGAGACTAACCAAATAgaaatggctagctaggaaaaatcaagtacgtgtgtgacatccccttgtcccacattgcttaggaggggagtcttgggcttgtttatatggcaatgggccctcttaacttgcaagacacgttttccgggcgttgtatgggcgatgctcggaggaacaaaaccgtgaggattgtGTGTCCAAAACGGACAATATCTTACAAAGTGGCGCAGCACGAGCGTGGGGCCCGGGCCGTGAAGAACAAAACCATGaagactgtgtgtccaaagcggacaatatcttacaAAGTGGCTCAGTGGAAgcgaagggcattttggtcatcaCCCCTCTTGGCCAAAATTTTGAATAGTCAAGGGTGAGGAAAttaccattctacccttcttgactttgaagacctaAAACATCAATGCCCAAAAAAATTACCCTACccttttattaataaaatttttagtcTTCTTGCTCATAAATTTCAagacaactttctctctctaccctatTCCCTCTCTTAgccgaaaatcctctctccctcactctccCTCACCGAAATTTTTTCAAACCGCTGctggtgtcgccttgaaccgccaaaGCTCAACTATTGCCATGCACTACCGGAACCTGccggatcttgtgggttttagccgatcaaagggagtcgccggagccgccggattggggtcAAAACTTCTCTCGATTTcttgccggaaaacttgctaaaattgttGTAAGTTAGTCTCTAACCTTGGATTAGGTACCTATGTTGCTAATAGACCAAAGATTGTGTAGTTTTGAAGAAAAACTTGTTGGTTTTGCTCAAGAAAATGgtgttggccgaaaatggagaatgaaggagaggagagagaaaaaatggtgttcttgcatgaatagtgaaatgcAATGATTAATAATGGATGACTAGAATTTAATCTAGCTTGATCTTGCTTTACTTGGACGGCCCacgttgaatcttgcttaggaagattaatcTGATGGCCAGGATTAAATTCTACTATAGTGTAGATATATTGTATGCtggagattaattgtacgttagtatagTACAATTGTATagtacgtattaaatgccacgttagtacaGTATAATTTGTAAGGTACGTATTGattgtacgttagtataattcgATCGTACAAGTAGTTATTAATTGCCACATTGGTAGAATTAATATTGGGTGGCATATATAAATTTTTGTGGTAGTCGGAATTAATTATGTGGTCCGATTGGctattggtcttgtgtgacctaatcaggtggtcccgatttattaattctctaacgtgagtgaatcacgtggtcccggtggagtatttattcagtataattaaatcgagcggtctcgattgagcagttgaaaaaaattagaaagatcgtgtggtcccgatttttatttggagaaaaaaattggtgagaccggatggtctcgatttgctaatcaggaaatttagcaagatcacgtggcgaagattgattgatcggaaggatttaagtgatcgtgtggtatcggatgagcgatcgaTGAATTATTGTTGctatatggtcttaagtggaataattgagaggaaatgtggaattttaccctgaagcgttacgacgcggggttcgtattttataagacaaTATTTTGCCCGAGGCATTATGACACGGGctcggttattattattttaccccgaggcattaaatgcggggttgtgcttattatattatcctgaggcgttaaacgcgggatagtgacttgaggcgttatgacgcgggtcCGAACTATATGATGGTGCGAGGCATTATTACGTgggtctgtccggttataatatagctcgATGCATtgaacgcgggctctggaccaacgtggaattttataagatagcatgatgcgttaaacggggtctttggatccacgtggaatatttatatattagcctaaggcgttaaacgtgggctctGGAGTATGTGGAGTATTTTATTGACGGTTTGcggcgtggaacgccgatatgggagtaacatagaatatttgagaaggtatggaaattttcggagaaagaatggaatattctgaaattt
This genomic interval from Rhodamnia argentea isolate NSW1041297 chromosome 4, ASM2092103v1, whole genome shotgun sequence contains the following:
- the LOC115732907 gene encoding uncharacterized protein LOC115732907; its protein translation is MRTLRANGCESLQKLPDLSSLSSYQLEVDLPSCCELSRKGVKVADVSLLEGLPKMGSVEILLIGGEMPEWFLPCENGFLYFVVPQDLSDKFRGLVLCVVLGVEKGKVANDSCEIQISVNGQSVIWQRKHFYSSESDHLRLLYFPRSMLNVTSKCRNQFEICLSTSEGTFKKCGFRPICEQQEDDLRVVL